The following are encoded together in the Bactrocera neohumeralis isolate Rockhampton chromosome 6, APGP_CSIRO_Bneo_wtdbg2-racon-allhic-juicebox.fasta_v2, whole genome shotgun sequence genome:
- the LOC126763402 gene encoding odorant receptor 85b-like, whose translation MAGFLHKLKQVYFRVFPSEADKGQIGSIEFNIWLSQMSGVPLSPWFVPLQRTRLVNGLLLTYGSFLTFTNFFYILFEFYDLYICWPDFYAFTQNFCLTMSHFAGALKIYNVLFHLRTLQGAILKLKRATKSYIKTDAQHKIFARAEMENKLFLVIYATVVGFTGFVAMVSVFINPDMAGQIFPYRVAMPAWLPFFLQVVYIGVTDFMFAVQIVTVDYLNISMMNLLRCHLNIIKSTFDDLILDECHVRRDMKRIRDPNARMADIVDHHCILKSVRDDVEHIFRLSILLQFFTSLVISAVTGFQATMNSSNSNSEMIIYFYCFCIFTQLFGYCWFGNEVNEQNKTLAAHGYGSSWYHFDQRFRKSLAIFLLNAQQPFNFTGGGFVDLSLPSFTNVLSKAYSFIAVLRQMYER comes from the exons ATGGCTGGATTCCTACacaaattaaaacaagtgtACTTTCGTGTATTCCCCTCAGAAGCAGACAAAGGGCAAATCGGTTctattgaatttaatatttggtTGTCACAAATGTCGGGTGTACCGTTATCGCCATGGTTTGTGCCGCTACAGCGAACACGGCTTGTGAATGGATTATTGCTGACCTACGGTAGTTTTTTGACTTTCACAAATTTCTTCTACATTCTTTTCGAATTCTATGATTTGTACATCTGTTGGCCGGATTTCTACGCGTTCACGCAAAACTTCTGTCTGACAATGTCGCATTTTGCCGGTGCTTTGAAG ATTTATAACGTGTTGTTCCACTTAAGAACTCTGCAGGGAGCCATTTTGAAGCTGAAACGCGCTACAAAGTCGTACATTAAAACGGATGCGCAG CACAAGATATTTGCTCGCGCTGAGATGGAAAACAAGCTCTTTCTCGTCATTTATGCCACTGTAGTGGGTTTCACCGGATTTGTGGCGATGGTTTCAGTTTTTATAA atcCCGATATGGCTGGTCAAATATTTCCATATCGTGTTGCAATGCCCGCTTGGTTGCCGTTCTTCTTGCAGGTGGTCTATATAGGCGTCACTGACTTCATGTTCGCCGTTCAAATTGTCACGGTTGATTACTTAAATATAAGCATGATGAATTTACTACGATGCCATTTGAATATCATCAAATCCACTTTTGATGATCTTATTTTGGATGAATGCCACGTGAGAAGAGATATGAAGCGTATACGTGATCCCAATGCACGAATGGCTGACATTGTGGATCATCATTGCATACTAAAGTC CGTGCGTGATGACGTTGAACATATCTTTCGCCTGTCCATATTGCTGCAATTCTTCACTTCTTTGGTTATATCGGCGGTGACGGGCTTTCAGGCGACTATGAACTCCAGTAACTCAAACAGTGAgatgataatatatttttattgcttttgcatttttacACAGCTCTTCGGCTATTGTTGGTTCGGCAATGAGGTTAATGAGCAG AATAAAACTCTCGCTGCTCATGGTTACGGCTCGTCTTGGTATCACTTTGATCAACGCTTTCGAAAGTCACTCGCAATTTTCCTGCTTAACGCCCAACAACCGTTTAATTTCACTGGCGGTGGATTTGTTGACTTGTCATTGCCCAGTTTTACGAACGTACTGAGCAAGGCTTACAGTTTCATTGCTGTACTCCGTCAAATGTACGAACGTTGA
- the LOC126763394 gene encoding G-protein coupled receptor Mth2-like, whose protein sequence is MFGQISLLLFGVCLLFGNARSALSEIPNCVFEDTVNLTASTKFGNGSYLHEGLLVPAHLTGRYDYIELYDGERKRVELHVRGCVCKLKKCVRFCCHPRADMYRSSKDSQSLCAEELNEELKYSPYVNVTLHNSSRVMMHVLDEFVVQQGIPCAGGYMLMPHIYAEDQWELREDGTLYRLADAKNLSRREYCLQSIPVGDTYVLNPMNCPIIYEAPPTLMLNTLIMLISAPFLYITILVYWLIPELWNLHTKCLICYLISLAIGTTLIVMVNMRGDSYENTICAIIGFVAYYFITAGFFWLNVVCYDVWQNFCRSKGNVQHLSQRKQFMYYSLYGWGLPALMTVLTMGLQYSNLPIYLKSGIGYSHCWLKTDDWSAMIYFYGPCLLLIIFNIAIFVLTIKKIYKMRSEMHTSVESKDSRRKLRSHKNNLWLFFRLFTVMGIGWLLEIIGYMVGNNSDYTIFFQIADVYNAAQGLIIFAILVLKKKVLLLIKKRILCTKSSDATDSAESQCSEEEIALRSITNEVPQILK, encoded by the exons ATGTTTGGCCAAATCTCTTTACTACTCTTTGGAGTATGCTTACTCTTTGGTAATGCACGAAGTGCGTTGTCAGAGATACCCAATTGCGTCTTTGAAGACACGGTCAACTTGACAGCCAGCACCAAATTCGGCAATGGCTCATACCTCCATGAGGGACTGTTGGTGCCGGCACATTTGACTGGCCGATATGACTATATCGAGTTGTATGATGGTGAACGTAAGCGAGTGGAGCTACACGTACGCGGTTGTGTGTGTAAACTGAAGAAGTGTGTGAGATTCTGCTGTCATCCCAGAGCGGATATGTACCGGTCAAGTAAAGACTCACAGTCGCTCTGTGCTGAAGAGCTGAATGAAGAGCTCAAATACTCACCGTACGTAAACGTTACGCTACATAACAGTAGTCGCGTCATGATGCATGTGCTGGATGAGTTTGTCGTGCAGCAGGGGATACCATGCGCAGGTGGCTATATGCTAATGCCACATATATACGCAGAGGATCAGTGGGAGTTGCGAGAG GATGGTACTTTATATCGCCTAGCTGACGCGAAGAACTTATCTAGACGTGAGTATTGCCTGCAATCGATCCCAGTTGGAGACACATATGTACTAAATCCAATGAACTGTCCCATAATCTACGAGGCACCTCCAACACTTATGCTGAATACGTTAA TTATGCTGATTTCGGCGCCATTTCTCTATATAACCATCCTAGTTTATTGGCTAATTCCGGAATTGTGGAACTTGCATACCAAGTGCCTAATTTGTTATCTAATTTCATTAGCTATTGGCACGACGTTGATTGTAATGGTCAATATGCGAGGAGATAGCTATGAAAATACTATTTGCGCTATTATTG gTTTCGTCGCCTACTATTTTATTACAGCCGGATTTTTCTGGCTCAATGTGGTATGCTACGATGTTTGGCAAAATTTCTGCCGCTCCAAAGGCAATGTACAACATTTGTCTCAACGAAAACAATTTATGTATTATTCTCTCTATGGTTGGGGATTACCAGCGCTAATGACCGTCCTCACCATGGGTTTGCAGTATTCAAATCTACCAATCTACTTAAAGTCGGGTATTGGATATTCACACTGCTGGCTAAAGA CTGACGACTGGTCCGCTATGATCTATTTCTATGGACCATGCCTGCTGCTCATAATTTTCAACATTGCCATATTCGTTTTGACcataaaaaagatatataaaatGAGAAGTGAAATGCATACATCGGTTGAGAGCAAAGATAGCAGACGAAAATTGCGTTCGCATAAGAATAA TCTTTGGCTCTTCTTTCGCCTCTTCACTGTCATGGGTATCGGCTGGCTGTTGGAGATAATCGGGTATATGGTGGGCAATAATAGTGATTACACGATTTTCTTTCAAATCGCAGATGTCTACAATGCTGCACAGGGCCTGATCATTTTTGCCATTCTGGTGTTGAAGAAGAAAGTGCTGTTGCTCATAAAGAAAAG AATTCTGTGCACGAAGAGTTCGGACGCCACAGACTCTGCCGAATCGCAGTGCTCTGAAGAAGAGATAGCCTTGCGAAGTATAACAAACGAAGTTCCACAGATTTTGAAATAA